The genome window TTCCGGCGAGGATCAGACGGGGGATTTCGCCGTGAAGGCAGGCAGAAAGGGCGATCAGTCCTTCGTGATGCGCCTCGAGGACCTGCTTGTCGATCCTCGGCTTGTAGTAGAACCCCTGCAATTGCGCAATGGATGCCAGCTTGCACAGGTTGCGGTAGCCTTCGTCGTTTTCAGCCAGCAGGATGAGATGGCGTAGTTCCTTGTGGTCCTGCGCGGTGCGGTCGGCAATCGTGCGGGGCGCCACATAGGCTTCCATGCCGATGATCGGACGGATGTTCGCGTGGTGGCATTTGTCGTGGAATTCGATCGTGCCGAACATCGTGCCATGGTCGGTGATGGCAACCGCATCCATTCCGAAACCGACAGCCTTCTGGATCAGGGAATCGAGTCGGATGGCCCCATCCAGAAGGCTGTACTGGGTATGCACATGAAGGTGTACGAAACCGGGCATGGCGATCAATCCAATCGGTAGTTGGGTGCCTCCTTGGTGATGATGACATCGTGCACGTGGCTTTCCCGAAGTCCAGCCGCGCTGATCCGGATAAATCGCGCATTGTTGCGCAGCTCTTCGATGCTGCTGCTGCCCACATAGCCCATGCCGGCCTTGAGCCCGCCGACCAGTTGAAACACGTTGCTGGACAGGGAACCTTTGTAGGGAACACGGCCGACGATGCCTTCCGGGACGAGTTTGTCGTCTTCCGGTTTTTCGGCCTGATAATAGCGATCCTTGCTGCCCTGCTGCATGGCCTCCAGGGAGCCCATGCCCCGATAGACCTTGTAGCTTCGGCCCTGAAAGAAAATCGACTCGCCCGGGCTTTCATCCGTTCCGGCGAAAAGGCCGCCGATCATGACCGAATGCGCTCCTGCGCCGATGGCCTTGGTGATGTCGCCGGAAAACTTGATGCCGCCGTCTGCAATGAGCGGCACCCCGGTTTTATCGGAGATCGCCTTACAGTTCATGATGGCGGTAAGCTGGGGGACCCCAACGCCTGCCACGATCCGGGTGGTGCAGATGCTGCCCGGGCCAATGCCGATCTTGACGGCATCGACGCCTGCGGCGATGAGATCGGCCGCCCCCTTTTCGGTGGCCACATTTCCGGCGATCAGTTCGATTTCGGGAAATGTCGCTTTCAGAATCTTGACCGCATCGATGACGTTTTTCGAGTGGCCGTGGGATGTGTCGATCAAAATGGCGTCCGCCCCTGCCCGGAGCAGTTTTTCCGCCCGTTCCATCATATCCTCGCCAACGCCGATGGCCGCCCCGACCCGGAGTCTTCCCATGGCATCCTTGCAGGCATTGGGGTATTTGCGGATTTTTTCGATGTCCTTGATGGTGACCATACCGACGAGTTTCCCGTTTCGATCCACGATCAGGAGTTTTTCGATTCGGTGCTGGTGCAGCAGTTTCTTGGAATCTTCGAGGGTGATGCCTTCGTGGGCCGTGATGAGGTTTTGGGAGGTCATCACTTCATGGACCTTTCGGTTGACATTCGTTTCGAATCGCAGGTCCCGGTTGGTGACAATGCCGACCAGCTTTTCCCCGTCGGTGACCGGAACGCCCGAAATCCGGTATTCTTCCATCAACTGCAGCACTTCCCGGACGGTCTGGTCCGGC of Desulfatirhabdium butyrativorans DSM 18734 contains these proteins:
- the guaB gene encoding IMP dehydrogenase, whose amino-acid sequence is MENQSITEGYSFDDMLLLPGYSDVLPKDVSVATRLTRNLNLNIPIVSAAMDTVTESRSAISMAREGGLGFIHRNMSIERQVVEVGKVKKSESGMIVDPVTIRPDQTVREVLQLMEEYRISGVPVTDGEKLVGIVTNRDLRFETNVNRKVHEVMTSQNLITAHEGITLEDSKKLLHQHRIEKLLIVDRNGKLVGMVTIKDIEKIRKYPNACKDAMGRLRVGAAIGVGEDMMERAEKLLRAGADAILIDTSHGHSKNVIDAVKILKATFPEIELIAGNVATEKGAADLIAAGVDAVKIGIGPGSICTTRIVAGVGVPQLTAIMNCKAISDKTGVPLIADGGIKFSGDITKAIGAGAHSVMIGGLFAGTDESPGESIFFQGRSYKVYRGMGSLEAMQQGSKDRYYQAEKPEDDKLVPEGIVGRVPYKGSLSSNVFQLVGGLKAGMGYVGSSSIEELRNNARFIRISAAGLRESHVHDVIITKEAPNYRLD